In one Pseudomonas fitomaticsae genomic region, the following are encoded:
- the ribF gene encoding bifunctional riboflavin kinase/FAD synthetase, whose product MQLVRGLHNLRPQHRGCVATIGNFDGVHRGHQAILARLRERALELGVPSCVVIFEPQPREFFAPETAPARLARLRDKLQLLAAEGVDRVLCLAFNQRLSKLSASEFVDTILVDGLGVQHLEVGDDFRFGCDRLGDFDFLLQAGQVHGFTVEAAQTVELDGIRVSSTQVRNALAAADFALAERLLGRPYRIAGRVLHGQKLARQLGTPTANIQLKRRRVPFTGVYLVDVDIDGKTWPGVANIGVRPTVQGDGKAHLEVHLLDFAGDLYDRRLTVVFHQKLREEQRFASLEALKTAISADVAAARALAAPSAHR is encoded by the coding sequence ATGCAGCTGGTTCGAGGCCTCCACAATCTGCGCCCCCAGCATCGGGGCTGCGTCGCCACTATTGGCAACTTTGACGGTGTTCACCGTGGTCACCAGGCCATCCTGGCCCGACTGCGTGAGCGTGCGCTCGAGTTGGGCGTACCCAGCTGCGTGGTGATTTTCGAGCCGCAGCCACGGGAATTCTTTGCCCCGGAGACCGCGCCGGCGCGTCTGGCCCGGTTGCGCGACAAGCTGCAGCTGCTGGCCGCAGAAGGTGTTGACCGGGTCCTGTGTCTGGCTTTCAACCAGCGCTTGAGCAAACTCAGCGCCAGCGAGTTCGTCGATACCATCCTGGTCGATGGCCTCGGCGTGCAGCATCTGGAAGTCGGCGACGATTTCCGCTTCGGTTGCGACCGCCTCGGCGATTTCGATTTCCTGTTGCAGGCCGGGCAGGTCCACGGCTTTACCGTGGAAGCCGCGCAAACCGTCGAGCTGGACGGCATTCGTGTCAGCAGCACCCAGGTGCGCAACGCGTTGGCCGCCGCCGATTTCGCGTTGGCCGAACGCCTGCTGGGTCGTCCGTACCGGATTGCCGGACGCGTGCTGCATGGCCAGAAACTGGCCCGCCAACTGGGTACGCCCACGGCGAATATTCAACTCAAGCGCCGTCGCGTGCCGTTCACCGGGGTTTACCTGGTCGATGTCGATATCGACGGCAAGACCTGGCCCGGCGTCGCCAATATCGGCGTTCGGCCCACGGTGCAAGGTGATGGCAAGGCCCACCTTGAAGTCCATCTTTTAGATTTTGCCGGCGATCTGTATGACCGGCGTTTGACGGTGGTTTTCCACCAGAAGCTGCGTGAAGAGCAGCGTTTCGCCTCCCTGGAGGCATT
- the murJ gene encoding murein biosynthesis integral membrane protein MurJ — protein sequence MNLLKSLAAVSSITMLSRILGFVRDTLIARTFGAGMATDAFFIAFKLPNLLRRIFAEGAFSQAFVPILAEYKSQKGEEATRTFIAYVSGLLTLVLALVTALGMIAAPWVIWATAPGFTDTPEKFQLTSDLLRVTFPYILLISLSSLAGAILNTWNRFSVPAFVPTLLNVSMIVFSLFLTPYFDPPVMALGWAVLVGGLAQLLYQLPHLKKIGMLVLPRLNLRDTGVWRVMKQMLPAIIGVSVSQISLIINTIFASFLVAGSVSWMYYADRLMELPSGVLGVALGTILLPTLAKTYASKDRHEYSRILDWGLRLCFVLVLPCALALGILAEPLTVSLFQYGQFSGFDAEMTQRALIAYSVGLLGIIVIKVLAPGFYAQQNIRTPVKIAIFTLVVTQLFNLVLIGPLAHAGLALAISAGACLNAGLLFYQLRKQQMYQPQPGWLKFGFKLLVAVAVMSAVLLIGMHFMPAWDQGHMLERFLRLGALVVAGVVAYFGMLLLLGFRLRDFNRKALS from the coding sequence ATGAATCTGCTCAAATCGTTGGCCGCCGTCAGCTCTATCACGATGCTTTCCCGGATTCTCGGGTTTGTTCGCGACACGCTCATTGCCCGCACCTTCGGCGCCGGAATGGCGACCGACGCCTTCTTCATCGCCTTCAAACTGCCCAATCTGCTGCGCAGGATCTTCGCCGAGGGGGCGTTTTCCCAGGCTTTTGTGCCGATCCTGGCCGAATATAAAAGCCAGAAGGGCGAAGAGGCGACCCGCACCTTTATTGCTTACGTTTCCGGTCTGCTGACGCTGGTACTGGCGCTGGTCACCGCGCTGGGCATGATTGCCGCGCCCTGGGTGATCTGGGCTACGGCCCCGGGTTTCACCGATACGCCGGAAAAATTCCAGCTGACCTCCGACCTGCTCCGAGTGACCTTCCCTTATATATTGCTGATCTCCCTGTCTTCGCTGGCGGGGGCGATCCTCAATACCTGGAACCGTTTTTCGGTGCCGGCGTTCGTGCCAACCCTGCTGAACGTCAGCATGATCGTGTTTTCGTTGTTCCTGACGCCGTATTTCGATCCGCCGGTCATGGCTCTCGGCTGGGCGGTGCTGGTCGGTGGTCTGGCGCAGTTGCTCTATCAGCTGCCGCACCTGAAAAAGATCGGCATGCTGGTGCTGCCGCGCCTGAATCTTCGAGATACCGGCGTCTGGCGGGTGATGAAGCAGATGTTGCCCGCGATCATCGGCGTCTCGGTCAGTCAGATTTCCCTGATCATCAACACCATTTTTGCTTCGTTCCTGGTGGCGGGCTCGGTGTCGTGGATGTACTACGCCGACCGTCTGATGGAGCTGCCGTCCGGTGTGCTCGGTGTGGCACTGGGCACGATCCTGTTGCCGACATTGGCCAAAACCTACGCCAGCAAGGATCGCCACGAATATTCGCGGATTCTCGACTGGGGCCTGCGCCTGTGCTTCGTGCTGGTGCTGCCATGTGCGCTGGCGCTGGGGATTCTGGCAGAACCGTTGACGGTCTCGCTGTTCCAGTACGGTCAGTTCAGCGGGTTTGACGCGGAAATGACGCAGCGGGCGTTGATTGCCTATTCTGTCGGTCTGCTCGGGATTATCGTGATCAAAGTGCTGGCGCCGGGCTTTTATGCGCAACAGAACATCCGTACGCCGGTAAAAATCGCAATCTTCACCCTGGTGGTTACACAGTTGTTCAACCTGGTGTTGATCGGTCCGCTGGCGCACGCGGGTCTGGCCCTGGCGATCAGCGCGGGCGCCTGCCTGAATGCCGGGCTCCTTTTCTATCAACTGCGCAAGCAGCAGATGTATCAGCCACAGCCAGGCTGGCTGAAGTTTGGTTTCAAGCTGTTGGTTGCGGTGGCGGTGATGTCGGCGGTGCTGTTGATCGGCATGCATTTCATGCCCGCGTGGGATCAGGGCCACATGCTGGAGCGCTTCCTGCGCCTGGGTGCGTTGGTGGTTGCTGGCGTGGTCGCTTATTTCGGCATGCTGCTGCTGCTCGGTTTCCGCCTGCGTGACTTCAATCGCAAGGCGTTGAGCTGA
- the rpsT gene encoding 30S ribosomal protein S20: MANSPSAKKRAKQAEKRRSHNASLRSMVRTYIKNVVKAIDAKDAEKAQAAYVLAVPVIDRMADKGIIHKNKAARHKSRLNGHVKALKEAA; this comes from the coding sequence GTGGCCAACTCACCTTCCGCCAAAAAACGTGCAAAACAGGCTGAGAAGCGTCGCAGCCACAACGCCAGCCTGCGTTCCATGGTTCGTACCTACATCAAGAATGTAGTTAAGGCCATCGACGCAAAAGACGCTGAAAAAGCTCAAGCTGCATACGTTCTGGCTGTGCCAGTTATCGACCGCATGGCCGATAAAGGCATCATCCACAAGAACAAGGCTGCTCGTCATAAGAGCCGTCTGAATGGCCACGTCAAGGCACTGAAAGAAGCTGCCTAA
- a CDS encoding CreA family protein: MRMAKGLLGLLMVLPLLASAEEIGQVSTVFKFVGPNDRIVVEAFDDPKVEGVTCYLSRAKTGGVKGGLGLAEDRAEASIACRQVGPINFKGELKDGEEVFKERTSLVFKTMQVVRFLDKKRNTLVYLVYSDRLIEGSPQNAVTAIPILPWASAH; the protein is encoded by the coding sequence ATGCGCATGGCAAAAGGATTGTTGGGCTTGCTGATGGTGTTGCCATTGCTGGCCTCGGCCGAGGAAATCGGCCAGGTGTCGACGGTGTTCAAGTTTGTCGGGCCGAACGACCGGATCGTGGTCGAGGCATTCGATGATCCAAAGGTCGAGGGTGTGACCTGCTATCTGTCGCGCGCCAAGACCGGTGGTGTGAAGGGTGGGTTGGGTCTGGCCGAGGATCGTGCCGAGGCGTCCATTGCCTGTCGTCAGGTCGGGCCGATCAACTTCAAGGGTGAGTTGAAGGATGGCGAAGAGGTGTTCAAAGAGCGCACTTCGCTGGTGTTCAAGACCATGCAGGTGGTGCGATTCCTCGACAAGAAGCGCAATACGCTGGTGTATCTGGTCTACAGCGATCGTCTGATCGAGGGTAGTCCGCAGAATGCGGTGACGGCGATCCCGATTCTGCCTTGGGCGTCGGCTCATTAA
- the proB gene encoding glutamate 5-kinase, translating into MRSKVTGAQRWVVKIGSALLTADGKGLDRAAMGVWVEQMVALHEAGVELVLVSSGAVAAGMSRLGWTVRPSAMHELQAAAAIGQMGLVQAWESSFAEHGRHTAQILLTHDDLSDRKRYLNARSTLRALVELKVIPVINENDTVVTDEIRFGDNDTLAALVANLVEADLLVILTDRDGMFDADPRNNPDAQLIYEARADDPTLDAVAGGTGGALGRGGMQTKLRAARLAARSGAHTIIVGGRLERVLDRLKAGERIGTLLSPERGMLAARKQWLAGHLQTRGTLVLDDGAVSALSQGNKSLLPVGVKLVQGSFRRGEMVVCVAPDGREIARGLANYSALEAQKIIGQSSDAIVGLLGYMAEPELVHRDNLILV; encoded by the coding sequence ATGCGGAGCAAGGTGACAGGTGCGCAGCGTTGGGTCGTGAAGATCGGCAGCGCTTTGCTGACAGCGGATGGCAAGGGGCTGGATCGCGCGGCAATGGGTGTCTGGGTCGAGCAGATGGTGGCTTTGCATGAGGCCGGCGTCGAGCTGGTGCTGGTGTCCTCCGGGGCAGTGGCGGCGGGCATGAGTCGCCTGGGTTGGACCGTGCGACCCAGTGCGATGCACGAACTCCAGGCCGCTGCAGCAATCGGTCAGATGGGTCTGGTGCAGGCCTGGGAATCGAGCTTTGCCGAGCATGGTCGGCACACTGCGCAGATTCTCCTGACCCACGACGACCTGTCCGACCGCAAGCGCTACCTGAATGCTCGCAGCACCTTGCGCGCGCTGGTCGAGCTGAAAGTCATCCCGGTGATCAACGAAAACGACACCGTGGTCACCGATGAAATCCGTTTTGGCGACAATGACACGCTCGCGGCGCTGGTGGCCAACCTGGTCGAGGCCGATCTGCTGGTGATCCTGACGGATCGCGACGGCATGTTCGACGCCGATCCGCGCAATAACCCTGATGCCCAGCTGATTTACGAAGCGCGCGCCGATGATCCGACGCTGGATGCGGTAGCGGGCGGCACTGGCGGTGCGCTGGGGCGTGGCGGTATGCAGACCAAGCTGCGCGCGGCGCGGCTGGCGGCCCGTTCCGGTGCGCACACCATTATTGTCGGTGGGCGACTGGAGCGTGTGCTCGATCGTCTGAAGGCGGGCGAGCGCATCGGTACGCTGCTGTCGCCTGAGCGCGGCATGTTGGCAGCGCGCAAGCAGTGGCTGGCCGGACATCTGCAAACCCGTGGCACGCTGGTGCTGGATGATGGCGCGGTTTCCGCATTGTCCCAAGGCAACAAAAGCCTGCTGCCGGTCGGCGTCAAACTGGTTCAGGGCAGTTTCCGTCGCGGCGAAATGGTGGTTTGCGTGGCGCCGGACGGTCGTGAGATCGCCCGTGGCCTGGCCAACTACAGCGCGCTGGAGGCGCAAAAAATCATCGGTCAGTCGTCGGATGCGATTGTCGGTTTGCTGGGTTACATGGCTGAGCCGGAACTGGTTCACCGTGACAACCTGATTCTGGTGTAA
- the cgtA gene encoding Obg family GTPase CgtA, whose protein sequence is MKFVDEVSIRVKAGDGGNGCMSFRREKFIENGGPNGGDGGDGGSIFMMADENLNTLVDYRYTRHFDAERGSNGGSTDCTGKKGEDLILRVPVGTTVIDSATQEVIGDLTKAGQKLMVVQGGWHGLGNTRFKSSTNRAPRQTTPGKPGEQRDLKLEMKVLADVGLLGLPNAGKSTFIRSVSAAKPKVADYPFTTLVPNLGVVSVDRWKSFVIADIPGLIEGASDGAGLGIRFLKHLARTRLLLHLVDMAPLDESSAPDAAEVIVNELIKFSPSLAERDRWLVLNKCDQILEEEHEERVKEIVERLEWTGPVYVISAIAKEGTERLTRDIMRYLEDRADRLANDPAYKEELADLDQRIEDEARAQLQALDDKRALRRSGVKSVHDIGDDDWDEEDVDDEDGPEIIYVRD, encoded by the coding sequence ATGAAGTTTGTTGATGAAGTATCGATCCGCGTAAAGGCTGGTGACGGCGGCAATGGCTGCATGAGTTTCCGTCGGGAAAAATTCATTGAAAACGGTGGCCCGAACGGCGGTGACGGCGGTGACGGCGGTTCCATCTTCATGATGGCCGACGAAAACCTCAACACCCTGGTGGACTACCGTTACACCCGGCACTTCGATGCCGAGCGTGGCTCCAATGGTGGCAGCACCGACTGCACCGGCAAGAAGGGTGAAGACCTGATCCTGCGCGTGCCGGTCGGCACCACCGTGATCGACTCCGCCACCCAGGAAGTCATCGGTGACCTGACCAAGGCCGGTCAGAAACTGATGGTGGTTCAGGGCGGCTGGCACGGTCTGGGCAATACCCGTTTCAAATCCAGTACCAACCGTGCGCCGCGTCAGACGACGCCGGGCAAGCCGGGCGAGCAGCGTGACCTGAAACTGGAAATGAAGGTTCTGGCGGACGTTGGCCTGCTAGGTCTGCCGAATGCCGGTAAAAGTACCTTTATCCGTTCGGTTTCGGCCGCCAAGCCGAAAGTTGCCGATTACCCCTTTACTACCCTGGTGCCAAACCTGGGTGTGGTCAGTGTCGATCGCTGGAAAAGCTTCGTCATCGCCGACATTCCGGGTCTGATCGAAGGTGCTTCCGACGGTGCGGGTCTCGGTATCCGTTTCCTCAAGCACCTGGCGCGTACCCGTCTGCTGCTGCACCTCGTGGACATGGCGCCGCTGGATGAAAGCAGTGCACCGGACGCCGCTGAAGTGATCGTCAACGAGCTGATCAAGTTCAGCCCTTCGCTGGCCGAGCGTGATCGCTGGCTGGTGCTGAACAAGTGCGACCAGATCCTCGAAGAAGAGCACGAAGAACGCGTCAAGGAAATCGTTGAGCGTCTGGAGTGGACCGGTCCGGTCTACGTGATCTCGGCCATTGCCAAAGAAGGCACCGAGCGCCTGACGCGCGACATCATGCGTTACCTCGAAGATCGTGCCGATCGCCTGGCCAATGACCCGGCCTACAAGGAAGAACTGGCTGATCTCGATCAGCGCATCGAAGACGAAGCCCGCGCTCAGTTGCAGGCGCTGGATGACAAGCGTGCCCTGCGTCGCAGCGGCGTGAAGTCGGTCCATGACATTGGCGACGATGACTGGGACGAAGAAGATGTGGATGACGAAGACGGTCCGGAAATCATTTACGTGCGTGACTGA
- the rpmA gene encoding 50S ribosomal protein L27, with amino-acid sequence MAHKKAGGSTRNGRDSEAKRLGVKMYGGQVIKAGNIIVRQRGTQFHAGYGVGMGKDHTLFAKIEGVIKFEVKGAFGRRYVSVVAA; translated from the coding sequence ATGGCACACAAAAAAGCTGGTGGTAGTACCCGTAACGGTCGCGACTCAGAAGCCAAACGCCTTGGCGTGAAGATGTATGGCGGCCAGGTCATCAAGGCCGGCAACATCATCGTGCGTCAGCGCGGCACCCAATTCCACGCTGGCTACGGCGTTGGCATGGGTAAAGATCACACTCTCTTCGCGAAAATCGAAGGCGTGATCAAGTTTGAAGTAAAAGGCGCCTTCGGTCGTCGTTACGTGAGCGTTGTCGCAGCCTAA
- the rplU gene encoding 50S ribosomal protein L21: MYAVIVTGGKQYKVAEGEYLKIEKLEVATGESVTFDRVLLVANGDDVNIGAPVVAGATVKAEVISQGRHDKVRIIKFRRRKHHMKRMGHRQWFTEIKITGIQA, translated from the coding sequence ATGTACGCAGTAATCGTTACCGGTGGTAAGCAATACAAGGTCGCTGAAGGTGAATACCTGAAGATCGAAAAACTGGAAGTCGCTACTGGCGAATCCGTGACTTTTGACCGCGTTCTGTTGGTCGCCAACGGCGACGACGTGAACATCGGCGCACCTGTTGTTGCTGGCGCAACCGTCAAGGCTGAAGTGATCTCCCAAGGTCGTCACGATAAAGTCCGCATCATCAAGTTCCGTCGCCGTAAGCACCACATGAAGCGTATGGGCCACCGCCAGTGGTTCACCGAGATCAAAATCACCGGTATTCAGGCTTAA
- a CDS encoding polyprenyl synthetase family protein: protein MQPQAFYRAVADDFSAVDGIIKKQLTSRVPLVSKIGDYITSAGGKRLRPLLVLLCGKALGREGDDMRLLAATIEFLHTATLLHDDVVDMSGMRRGRSTANAMWGNAPSVLVGDFLYSRSFEMMVELGSMPVMKILSQATRIIAEGEVLQLSKVRDASTTEETYMEVIRGKTAMLFEASTHSAAALAGATAEQSEALRTFGDHLGVAFQLVDDLLDYKGDAETLGKNVGDDLAEGKPTLPLIYTMREGTPEQAALVRQAIQKGGIEDLESIRIAVEASGSLEYTAQLARDYVARAIKCLDALPASEYRDALVELSEFAVARTH from the coding sequence ATGCAACCCCAAGCTTTCTACCGCGCGGTGGCGGACGATTTTAGCGCCGTCGACGGCATCATCAAGAAGCAGCTGACTTCCCGAGTGCCGCTGGTATCGAAAATCGGCGATTACATCACGTCGGCCGGCGGCAAACGCCTGCGTCCTTTACTGGTGCTGCTATGTGGCAAGGCTCTGGGTCGCGAAGGCGACGACATGCGCCTGCTGGCCGCTACCATCGAATTCCTGCACACCGCCACCCTGCTGCATGACGACGTGGTCGACATGTCCGGCATGCGCCGTGGCCGTTCGACCGCCAACGCCATGTGGGGCAACGCCCCGAGCGTACTGGTCGGCGACTTCCTGTACTCGCGCTCGTTCGAGATGATGGTCGAACTGGGCTCGATGCCGGTGATGAAGATCCTGTCCCAGGCCACGCGCATCATCGCCGAAGGCGAAGTGCTGCAGCTGTCCAAGGTTCGCGACGCCAGCACCACCGAAGAAACCTACATGGAAGTCATCCGCGGCAAGACCGCGATGCTTTTCGAAGCGTCGACCCACAGCGCCGCGGCGCTGGCCGGTGCCACCGCCGAGCAGAGCGAAGCCCTGCGCACTTTCGGCGATCACCTGGGCGTGGCGTTCCAGCTGGTCGACGACCTGCTCGACTACAAGGGCGACGCCGAAACCCTGGGCAAGAACGTCGGTGACGATCTGGCCGAAGGCAAGCCGACACTGCCGCTGATCTACACCATGCGCGAAGGCACGCCAGAGCAAGCTGCACTGGTACGTCAGGCGATCCAGAAAGGCGGGATCGAAGACCTGGAAAGCATCCGCATCGCCGTGGAAGCCTCCGGTTCGCTGGAGTACACCGCGCAACTGGCCCGCGATTACGTGGCCCGTGCGATCAAATGCCTCGACGCATTGCCAGCCAGCGAATACCGCGATGCACTGGTTGAACTGAGCGAATTCGCGGTCGCCCGCACGCACTGA
- a CDS encoding zinc ribbon domain-containing protein YjdM, whose product MSTLPPCPKCNSEYTYEDGTQLVCPECAHEWSAGGEAEVASDDAVKKDSVGNVLQDGDTITVIKDLKVKGTSLVVKVGTKVKNIRLCDGDHDIDCKIDGIGPMKLKSEFVRKV is encoded by the coding sequence GTGAGCACGTTGCCACCCTGCCCGAAATGCAATTCCGAATACACCTACGAAGACGGCACCCAACTGGTGTGCCCGGAGTGTGCCCACGAGTGGTCTGCCGGCGGTGAAGCCGAAGTGGCATCCGACGACGCCGTGAAGAAAGACTCGGTCGGTAACGTCCTGCAGGACGGCGACACCATCACCGTGATCAAAGACCTGAAGGTCAAGGGCACCTCGCTGGTGGTCAAGGTCGGCACCAAGGTCAAGAACATCCGTCTGTGCGATGGCGATCACGACATCGACTGCAAGATCGACGGCATCGGCCCGATGAAACTCAAATCCGAGTTCGTCAGAAAAGTCTGA
- a CDS encoding PA4570 family protein, with product MTYLIDAWLDRPHPYLRILHRETGEVCAVLEEEALHELQDQGDLDVSGLSSSEPLVLKELVRNLFLFCYARALRPTSELHNKIEV from the coding sequence ATGACTTATTTGATCGACGCCTGGCTGGATCGCCCGCACCCATACCTCAGGATCCTGCATCGGGAAACCGGTGAAGTCTGTGCCGTACTGGAAGAAGAGGCCCTGCACGAATTGCAGGATCAAGGGGATCTGGACGTCAGCGGCCTGAGTTCCAGCGAGCCATTGGTGCTCAAGGAGCTGGTGCGCAATCTGTTCCTGTTCTGCTATGCCCGGGCCTTGCGCCCGACCAGTGAACTGCACAACAAGATCGAAGTATGA
- a CDS encoding FKBP-type peptidyl-prolyl cis-trans isomerase: MSEVNLSTDETRVSYGIGRQLGDQLRDNPPPGVSLDAILAGLTDAFAGKESRVSQEAMSASFKVIREIMQAEAAAKAEAAAGEGLAFLAENAKKEGITTLASGLQFEVLTQGEGAKPSREDTVRTHYHGTLIDGTVFDSSYERGQPAEFPVGGVIAGWTEALQLMNAGSKWRLYVPSELAYGAQGVGSIPPHSVLVFDVELLDVL; this comes from the coding sequence ATGTCCGAAGTAAATCTGTCCACCGACGAAACCCGCGTCAGCTACGGCATCGGCCGTCAGCTGGGTGACCAGCTGCGCGACAACCCGCCACCGGGTGTCAGCCTGGACGCCATCCTGGCCGGCCTGACCGACGCATTCGCCGGTAAGGAAAGCCGTGTAAGCCAGGAAGCCATGTCCGCCAGCTTCAAGGTGATCCGCGAGATCATGCAGGCCGAAGCCGCTGCCAAGGCTGAAGCCGCCGCTGGCGAAGGCCTGGCATTCCTGGCTGAAAACGCCAAGAAAGAAGGCATCACCACCCTGGCTTCCGGCCTGCAGTTCGAAGTGCTGACTCAAGGTGAAGGCGCCAAGCCATCCCGTGAAGACACCGTGCGTACTCACTACCACGGCACGCTGATCGACGGCACTGTGTTCGACAGCTCCTACGAGCGTGGCCAGCCGGCTGAATTCCCTGTTGGCGGCGTTATCGCTGGCTGGACCGAAGCCCTGCAACTGATGAATGCCGGCAGCAAATGGCGCCTGTACGTGCCGAGCGAACTGGCTTATGGCGCTCAAGGCGTTGGCAGCATCCCGCCGCACAGCGTTCTGGTGTTCGACGTCGAGCTGCTCGACGTTCTGTAA
- a CDS encoding DUF6482 family protein yields MNLQELNAFAVARKVDELNLISMEGGIYLLEARMHGAAYPLSDPQGKMLTLRSVEHARDVLHNLPVLPFNLVHTSVHDEMCGLGASGEESLKVPLAWRSAL; encoded by the coding sequence ATGAACCTGCAAGAGTTGAATGCGTTTGCCGTCGCCAGAAAGGTCGACGAACTGAACCTGATCTCCATGGAAGGCGGGATCTATCTGCTGGAGGCCCGGATGCATGGTGCGGCGTATCCGCTGAGCGATCCGCAGGGGAAAATGCTGACGCTGCGTTCGGTTGAACATGCCCGGGATGTGCTGCATAACTTGCCGGTACTGCCGTTCAACCTGGTGCACACCTCGGTGCATGATGAAATGTGCGGTCTTGGTGCCAGTGGCGAAGAAAGCCTGAAGGTGCCGCTGGCCTGGCGATCCGCGCTGTAG
- a CDS encoding TIGR00645 family protein, whose protein sequence is MERFIENAMYATRWLLAPIYIGLSLGLLALALKFFQEVFHVIPNVFSMAESELILVLLSLIDMALVGGLLVMVMISGYENFVSELNIDEGKEKLSWLGTMDSSSLKMKVAASIVAISSIHLLRIFMDAKNVDPEHLMWYVIIHMTFVISAFAMGYLDKLTKH, encoded by the coding sequence ATGGAACGCTTTATCGAAAATGCAATGTACGCCACGCGCTGGCTGCTGGCGCCGATCTACATCGGGCTGTCCCTCGGGCTGCTGGCGCTGGCATTGAAATTCTTCCAGGAAGTGTTTCATGTCATTCCCAACGTCTTCTCCATGGCCGAGTCCGAGCTGATTCTGGTGCTGCTGTCGCTGATCGACATGGCGCTGGTCGGCGGCTTGCTGGTGATGGTGATGATTTCCGGCTACGAAAACTTCGTGTCCGAGCTGAACATCGATGAAGGCAAAGAGAAGCTCAGCTGGCTGGGCACCATGGACTCTTCGTCACTGAAGATGAAAGTGGCGGCGTCGATCGTGGCGATCTCCTCGATCCACCTGCTGAGGATCTTCATGGATGCCAAGAACGTCGATCCCGAGCACTTGATGTGGTACGTGATCATCCACATGACCTTCGTGATCTCGGCGTTCGCCATGGGTTATCTGGACAAGCTCACCAAGCACTGA
- a CDS encoding PA4575 family protein has translation MSRNLCLTRQCLGLVTRIECAIKPLAGDNGMWTLLFAAGMAGEQPSAIKAQGPFHGPIAAESILDTIVESLTMHGYELANDPQIWSLHLQAQLRQINGGRGRSIGTFDH, from the coding sequence ATGTCGCGCAACCTCTGCCTCACCCGTCAATGCCTGGGTCTCGTGACCCGTATCGAATGCGCCATCAAGCCGTTGGCCGGCGATAACGGCATGTGGACGTTGCTCTTCGCCGCCGGCATGGCCGGTGAACAACCTTCCGCCATCAAAGCCCAGGGTCCGTTTCACGGACCGATCGCCGCCGAGTCGATTCTCGACACCATCGTCGAAAGCCTGACGATGCACGGCTATGAACTGGCCAATGATCCACAGATCTGGTCGCTGCATCTGCAGGCGCAGTTGCGGCAGATCAACGGTGGGCGCGGACGCAGCATCGGCACTTTCGATCACTAG